The Streptomyces aurantiacus genome includes a region encoding these proteins:
- a CDS encoding HAD family hydrolase produces MRYELVIFDNDGVLVDSEPISNALLAAYLTELGHPTSYEESLRDYMGAAMHRVHDMIEERTAERLPADFDDVFHGRVFAAFEKELEPVTGAVEVLEKLAADGVPYCVASSGSHERIRVGHRKTGLDRWFDDGRIFSSQDVGRGKPAPDLFLYAAGRMGVTPEKCLVIEDSPLGVRAAVAAGMDVYGFTAMTPAERLAGADRLFGQMSELMGLLQS; encoded by the coding sequence ATGCGCTATGAACTGGTGATCTTCGACAACGACGGCGTTCTCGTGGACAGCGAGCCGATCTCCAACGCGCTTCTCGCCGCGTATCTCACCGAGCTCGGGCACCCCACCTCGTACGAGGAGTCCCTGCGCGACTACATGGGTGCCGCCATGCATCGCGTACACGACATGATCGAGGAACGGACCGCGGAACGGCTGCCGGCCGACTTCGACGACGTCTTCCACGGGCGGGTGTTCGCCGCCTTCGAGAAGGAGCTGGAGCCGGTCACGGGAGCCGTGGAGGTCCTGGAGAAGCTCGCCGCGGACGGAGTTCCGTACTGTGTGGCGTCGTCCGGGAGCCATGAGCGCATCCGGGTGGGGCACCGGAAGACCGGGCTGGACCGGTGGTTCGACGACGGGCGGATCTTCAGCTCGCAGGATGTGGGGCGGGGGAAGCCCGCACCCGACCTGTTCCTGTACGCGGCAGGGCGGATGGGGGTCACCCCGGAGAAATGCCTCGTCATCGAGGACAGCCCGCTAGGGGTCCGGGCCGCCGTTGCGGCGGGGATGGACGTGTACGGCTTCACGGCCATGACACCGGCCGAGCGGCTGGCCGGGGCCGACCGCCTCTTCGGGCAGATGAGCGAGCTGATGGGGCTGCTCCAGAGCTGA
- a CDS encoding MFS transporter, giving the protein MTDVLRRGRASLAFSFFAQGVAFALLVTRIPAIQDRYGISDGLLPAFLAAVPILAGVGSVCTEHLVKRVPPSHVLRWSQPVVLLALLGVGAGDGLWAIGLSLAAFGLAVGALDASMNMLGVSLQHTYGRSIMLGFHAAYSLGGIIGASLAWVGAHWDLALFVSYLPVVLVLLPAALVASRWYVDRGGPEEAPVPDEGAGKGGGAGLGSRMLLPLCLVMAVAYIGDSTVSNWSAKYLQDVLGSSEQMATLPYNVYMITTLLGRAVGDLGVRRFGAVTVVRVGALLAAVGFAVVAAAPGAWVGMLGFTLVGFGLCVIVPQTFAAAGRLFPGAADAAVARLNIFNYVGFLVGSPLVGALGDVWSYRGAMLVPMALVLVTLVYARSFGSGPSGYGDGHERPRTADVGRGSNGL; this is encoded by the coding sequence ATGACAGATGTGCTGCGGCGTGGCCGGGCCTCGTTGGCGTTCAGTTTCTTCGCCCAGGGCGTCGCCTTCGCGCTGCTCGTGACGCGTATCCCCGCGATCCAGGACCGGTACGGGATATCCGACGGGCTGCTGCCCGCCTTCCTCGCTGCCGTGCCGATCCTCGCCGGGGTCGGGAGCGTCTGTACCGAGCACCTGGTGAAGCGGGTGCCGCCGAGTCACGTACTGCGATGGTCGCAGCCCGTCGTGCTGCTCGCGCTGCTCGGTGTCGGCGCCGGTGACGGCCTGTGGGCGATCGGGCTCTCCCTCGCCGCCTTCGGGCTGGCCGTCGGAGCCCTCGACGCGTCCATGAACATGCTCGGGGTGAGCCTCCAGCACACCTACGGGCGCAGCATCATGCTCGGGTTCCATGCCGCGTACAGCCTGGGCGGGATCATCGGGGCCTCGCTCGCCTGGGTGGGGGCGCACTGGGACCTGGCGTTGTTCGTGTCGTACCTGCCCGTCGTGCTGGTGCTGTTGCCCGCCGCACTCGTGGCGAGCCGGTGGTACGTCGACAGGGGTGGCCCCGAAGAAGCCCCTGTGCCGGACGAGGGCGCTGGCAAGGGTGGCGGTGCGGGGCTGGGGTCCAGGATGCTCCTGCCGTTGTGTCTGGTGATGGCCGTCGCGTACATCGGCGATTCGACCGTCTCCAACTGGAGCGCCAAGTACCTGCAGGACGTGCTCGGCAGCTCGGAGCAGATGGCGACCCTTCCGTACAACGTCTACATGATCACCACGCTGCTCGGGCGGGCGGTCGGGGACCTCGGGGTGCGGCGCTTCGGGGCCGTGACGGTCGTGCGGGTGGGGGCCCTGCTCGCCGCCGTGGGCTTCGCGGTCGTGGCGGCCGCGCCGGGAGCCTGGGTCGGGATGCTCGGCTTCACGCTCGTGGGATTCGGCCTGTGCGTGATCGTGCCGCAGACCTTCGCGGCGGCGGGAAGGCTGTTCCCCGGGGCGGCGGACGCGGCCGTCGCGCGGCTGAACATCTTCAACTATGTGGGGTTCCTGGTCGGTTCGCCCCTGGTGGGGGCTCTGGGCGACGTGTGGAGCTATCGGGGAGCGATGCTCGTACCGATGGCCTTGGTCCTGGTGACGTTGGTGTACGCCCGTTCGTTCGGTTCCGGACCTTCCGGATACGGTGACGGGCATGAGCGGCCGCGC